A portion of the Krasilnikovia cinnamomea genome contains these proteins:
- a CDS encoding cellulose binding domain-containing protein: protein MTFPSQPRPSRGVMGYVAELQQFDTQPAAEPDPEPTDPYAALADLAPRDEEPPGRSAAAPSAQPGGGHAPEGAGRPVSGQAALFRDAWALPEPGTEQEQPRGRFAVPEHPPHDAGDNRRAGGSLLSGGTGGFAWRPDGPSAGPAQSPYGAGTYGTGGNQADAASVWFPQHEAADWRQEQYGTDWRQEQYGTDWRQEQYGADWRQRQETDSRQEQQASDWNQEQQATGWGREDQAAGWGAEEQAGWGAQEQGATWGAQEQATGWGAQEQATGWAAADRWQASAVVPPAPGWDSRTADGWVAPADAPAEDDWAAHRTAPDGDDRELTVTADNRRGGPPAERHGAAAGHRLPETETPRGARRRRLVLGAAATAVLLGTGLCYAALRGPAAPSRAAAPAATTSVLPSDDAPLDPADSGADASPALPSESPKPTTVSPTATPSASRRTGPAGGSSPTGTPGGPGTALPGAATPGSGTPTPKPTGSASSSATASPTPTALAPLTATFTHTSDTGPDGITDYAGTVRVTNPRDRAAGQWRVTLKIPGGNAVDADAAVAVTQDGEKVTFTPPGDATIPAGGSVTFTFRVQGVLTAEPLNCAINGDPCA from the coding sequence GTGACTTTTCCCAGCCAGCCCCGGCCGAGCCGCGGTGTGATGGGGTACGTCGCCGAGCTGCAGCAGTTCGACACTCAGCCCGCGGCCGAGCCCGACCCCGAGCCGACCGACCCGTACGCGGCCCTCGCCGATCTCGCCCCGCGCGATGAGGAGCCGCCGGGCCGGTCCGCCGCCGCGCCGTCCGCGCAGCCGGGCGGGGGGCACGCACCGGAGGGGGCGGGGCGGCCGGTTTCCGGCCAGGCGGCCCTCTTCCGGGACGCCTGGGCGCTGCCCGAGCCGGGCACGGAGCAGGAACAGCCGCGCGGCCGCTTCGCGGTGCCGGAGCATCCGCCCCACGACGCGGGCGACAACCGGCGCGCCGGAGGATCTCTGCTCAGCGGCGGGACCGGCGGTTTCGCCTGGCGGCCCGACGGGCCGTCGGCCGGGCCCGCCCAATCCCCGTACGGGGCCGGAACGTACGGCACCGGCGGAAACCAGGCCGACGCCGCGTCCGTTTGGTTCCCCCAGCACGAGGCGGCCGATTGGCGCCAGGAGCAGTACGGAACCGATTGGCGCCAGGAGCAGTACGGAACCGATTGGCGCCAGGAGCAGTACGGGGCCGATTGGCGCCAGCGGCAGGAGACCGATTCGCGCCAGGAGCAGCAGGCGTCGGATTGGAACCAGGAGCAGCAGGCAACCGGCTGGGGCCGGGAAGATCAGGCCGCTGGCTGGGGTGCTGAGGAACAGGCCGGTTGGGGCGCGCAGGAGCAGGGCGCCACTTGGGGCGCGCAGGAGCAGGCGACCGGCTGGGGCGCGCAGGAGCAGGCGACCGGCTGGGCGGCGGCGGACCGCTGGCAGGCCTCGGCCGTGGTGCCGCCGGCCCCCGGGTGGGACTCGCGGACCGCTGACGGCTGGGTGGCGCCCGCCGACGCCCCGGCCGAGGATGACTGGGCGGCGCACCGCACCGCCCCGGACGGCGACGATCGGGAACTCACGGTCACCGCCGACAACCGCCGCGGCGGCCCGCCGGCCGAGCGCCACGGCGCGGCGGCGGGGCACCGCCTGCCCGAGACGGAGACGCCGCGCGGCGCGCGGCGGCGCCGCCTCGTGCTCGGCGCCGCCGCCACGGCGGTCCTGCTCGGCACCGGCCTCTGCTACGCGGCGCTGCGCGGTCCCGCCGCGCCGTCGCGCGCGGCCGCACCCGCCGCGACCACCTCGGTCCTGCCCTCGGACGACGCGCCGCTGGACCCGGCGGACTCCGGCGCGGACGCCAGCCCGGCCCTGCCGAGCGAGTCCCCCAAGCCCACCACCGTGAGCCCCACCGCCACACCTTCCGCGTCCCGCCGCACCGGCCCCGCCGGGGGCAGTTCGCCCACCGGCACGCCGGGTGGACCGGGTACGGCCCTGCCCGGCGCCGCCACGCCGGGCAGCGGCACCCCCACCCCGAAGCCGACCGGCAGTGCCTCGTCGTCGGCGACGGCCAGCCCCACGCCGACCGCGCTTGCACCGCTCACCGCGACGTTCACGCACACGTCCGACACGGGACCGGACGGCATCACCGACTACGCGGGCACGGTGCGGGTCACCAACCCCCGGGACCGGGCCGCCGGGCAGTGGCGGGTCACCCTGAAGATCCCCGGCGGCAACGCGGTCGACGCTGACGCGGCCGTCGCCGTCACCCAGGACGGTGAGAAAGTCACCTTCACGCCGCCGGGTGACGCGACCATTCCCGCGGGCGGATCGGTCACCTTCACCTTCCGGGTGCAGGGTGTGCTCACCGCCGAGCCGCTGAACTGCGCGATCAACGGTGACCCCTGCGCCTGA
- a CDS encoding ATP-binding SpoIIE family protein phosphatase → MTGSGGGDPSTITALPTQAGAAAQGDPDCARLVHEFPWETTPLGPMAEWDPQVRAAVDVVLAATVPMALTLGDDFRLIYNDAHAGALGDRHPGALGRPVAEVSAELWQVTAAETTQVTRRLQSLSELTAQLAGALTIDDVARVVLAFATASFDVDHCAFVVDDGPAWRSVRRIRGEMLDEADERLPPLWKRVGPESGSPLVAAAQSGRSAFTAEGTPLRDVATDRHEQRLRSLAVLPLRAMSVRGALSLGYRSAHAWPPADRALLTAAVELVAQAAERARRFEAQHGTAQLLQRSMLPEHLPELDRFRIAARYDVGVDGNAAGGDFYDAFELAGGRLAMVLGDVAGHDVRAAAVMGQVRAALRALALTDPAPQTVLAGLDRLIGSLGAESRNEEIFVTVVYGVLDPVDGMITLASAGHPPPVLRRAGADGGPATAELVALPPGAPLGLGGRWNVGKVRLEPGDTILMFSDGVVERRQQALSVGLDALVDVVAAAPSGDPRNLCALANAAVPGRTDDDVAVLAVEHAVTLSRSATMQVPAEPTGPSRVRHWMTSRLREWSVPEPVIGAAILCTSELTTNALLHAGTPAQVHIDLSAERLLVSVADTGTRGSVARAQTDTMSSRGRGLGLIEELSDAWGTDPSVRGATVWFEILIPHR, encoded by the coding sequence ATGACTGGCTCGGGAGGCGGGGACCCTTCCACGATCACCGCGCTGCCGACCCAGGCGGGCGCGGCGGCCCAGGGCGACCCGGACTGCGCCCGGCTGGTGCACGAGTTCCCGTGGGAAACGACCCCGCTGGGGCCCATGGCGGAGTGGGACCCGCAGGTCCGGGCGGCCGTGGACGTGGTGCTCGCCGCCACGGTGCCGATGGCCCTCACGCTCGGCGACGACTTCCGGCTGATCTACAACGACGCCCACGCCGGCGCGCTCGGCGACCGGCATCCCGGCGCGCTCGGTCGCCCGGTCGCCGAGGTCTCCGCCGAGCTGTGGCAGGTGACGGCGGCCGAGACCACCCAGGTGACCCGGCGCCTGCAGAGCCTGAGCGAGCTGACGGCCCAGCTGGCCGGCGCCCTGACCATCGACGACGTGGCCCGGGTCGTGCTCGCGTTCGCGACGGCCTCGTTCGACGTGGACCACTGTGCCTTCGTGGTAGACGACGGCCCGGCCTGGCGATCCGTTCGCCGAATCCGCGGTGAGATGCTCGACGAGGCCGACGAGCGGCTGCCCCCGCTGTGGAAGCGGGTCGGCCCCGAATCCGGCTCGCCGCTGGTGGCGGCCGCGCAGAGCGGCCGGAGCGCGTTCACCGCCGAGGGCACACCGCTGCGCGACGTCGCGACCGACCGGCACGAGCAACGCCTCCGGTCGCTGGCCGTGCTGCCGTTGCGGGCCATGTCGGTACGCGGGGCCCTCTCGCTGGGCTACCGCAGCGCCCATGCCTGGCCGCCCGCGGATCGGGCACTGCTCACGGCGGCGGTGGAGCTGGTCGCGCAGGCTGCCGAGCGGGCCCGCCGGTTCGAGGCCCAGCACGGCACGGCCCAGTTGCTGCAGCGCAGCATGCTCCCCGAGCACCTGCCCGAGCTCGACCGCTTCCGCATCGCGGCCCGCTACGACGTGGGGGTGGACGGCAACGCGGCGGGCGGCGACTTCTACGACGCGTTCGAGCTGGCCGGCGGACGCCTGGCCATGGTGCTCGGTGACGTGGCCGGCCACGATGTGCGGGCCGCCGCGGTGATGGGCCAGGTCCGGGCCGCGCTGCGGGCGCTGGCGCTGACGGATCCGGCCCCGCAGACCGTGCTGGCCGGGCTGGACCGGCTGATCGGCTCGCTGGGTGCGGAGTCGCGCAACGAGGAGATCTTCGTAACCGTGGTCTACGGCGTACTGGATCCGGTCGACGGCATGATCACGCTGGCCAGCGCCGGGCACCCGCCGCCGGTGCTGCGCCGCGCGGGCGCCGACGGCGGCCCGGCGACGGCCGAGCTCGTCGCGCTCCCGCCGGGTGCGCCCCTGGGCCTGGGCGGCCGGTGGAATGTCGGAAAGGTACGCCTGGAGCCCGGCGACACGATCCTCATGTTCAGCGACGGGGTGGTGGAGCGCCGCCAGCAGGCCCTGAGCGTGGGCCTGGACGCCCTGGTCGACGTGGTGGCCGCGGCGCCCAGCGGTGATCCGCGCAATCTCTGCGCGCTGGCCAACGCCGCGGTTCCGGGGCGCACCGACGACGACGTGGCGGTCCTGGCGGTCGAGCACGCGGTCACGTTGAGCCGCTCCGCCACCATGCAGGTGCCGGCGGAGCCGACCGGGCCGAGCCGGGTGCGGCACTGGATGACGAGCCGGTTGCGCGAGTGGTCCGTGCCCGAGCCGGTCATCGGCGCGGCGATCCTGTGCACCAGCGAGCTGACCACCAATGCCCTGCTGCACGCGGGCACCCCCGCTCAGGTGCACATCGACCTGAGCGCTGAGCGGCTGCTCGTCTCGGTGGCGGACACGGGCACGCGCGGCAGCGTGGCCCGTGCGCAGACCGACACGATGAGCAGCCGGGGCCGGGGCCTCGGGCTCATCGAGGAGCTGAGCGACGCCTGGGGGACGGACCCGAGCGTGCGCGGCGCGACGGTCTGGTTCGAGATCCTCATCCCCCACCGCTGA
- a CDS encoding VOC family protein: MRIRGFAPASPCWVELASADPARAADFYAALFGWEPAGHRFRLDGRVVAGLTRAGADRPAGWLAYLNEPDLDAALDRVLRAGGHCVSAPAAAHGGWSTIVADAEGATLGLWQAGDFAGIEVGGEPGAMTWPELLTHDAQTALDFYGRAFGWLLRDEPGSARTRGEWLTRGHDAIAGLAPGDGWTRWRSAFQVADCARAIERCQALGGRVVAGPVQMGVGRYAELVDPWGSRFAVAAPVGVPVELGMSFGSPTGVELTFPG; the protein is encoded by the coding sequence ATGCGCATTCGAGGCTTCGCGCCGGCGAGCCCGTGCTGGGTCGAGCTGGCCAGTGCGGACCCCGCCCGGGCGGCGGATTTCTACGCGGCCCTGTTCGGCTGGGAGCCGGCCGGCCACCGTTTCCGCCTCGACGGGCGCGTCGTGGCCGGGTTGACCCGGGCCGGCGCGGACCGGCCGGCGGGCTGGCTGGCCTACCTGAACGAACCCGATCTGGATGCCGCGCTCGACCGCGTGCTGCGGGCGGGTGGGCACTGCGTGAGCGCGCCCGCGGCGGCCCACGGCGGCTGGTCCACGATCGTCGCCGACGCGGAGGGGGCGACGCTGGGGTTGTGGCAGGCGGGCGACTTCGCGGGCATCGAGGTGGGCGGCGAGCCGGGCGCGATGACGTGGCCGGAGCTGCTGACCCATGACGCGCAGACCGCGCTGGACTTCTACGGCCGGGCCTTCGGCTGGCTGCTGCGCGACGAGCCGGGCAGTGCCCGTACCCGGGGTGAGTGGCTGACCCGGGGGCACGACGCGATCGCCGGGCTGGCCCCCGGCGACGGCTGGACCCGCTGGCGCTCGGCCTTCCAGGTGGCCGACTGCGCCCGGGCCATCGAACGCTGCCAGGCCCTCGGCGGCCGGGTGGTCGCGGGGCCGGTGCAGATGGGCGTGGGCCGGTACGCGGAGCTGGTCGACCCGTGGGGCAGCCGGTTCGCGGTCGCCGCCCCGGTGGGGGTGCCGGTGGAGCTGGGCATGTCGTTCGGATCGCCGACGGGGGTGGAGCTGACCTTCCCGGGCTAG
- a CDS encoding helix-turn-helix domain-containing protein produces MTEATDLAAAAGSADPRVGLRAVVALRRLLEGLEHLQVANARHQGWSWQEIADALEVTRQGVHKKHAARMPMRDPRED; encoded by the coding sequence ATGACCGAAGCAACCGACCTGGCCGCCGCCGCGGGCAGCGCCGACCCCCGGGTGGGCCTGCGGGCGGTCGTGGCGCTGCGCCGCCTGCTCGAAGGGCTGGAGCACCTGCAGGTGGCCAACGCCCGCCACCAGGGCTGGTCCTGGCAGGAAATCGCCGACGCCCTCGAGGTGACCCGCCAAGGCGTACACAAGAAGCACGCGGCCCGCATGCCGATGCGCGACCCACGGGAGGACTGA
- a CDS encoding Clp protease N-terminal domain-containing protein, translating to MFERFTRSAREAVVRATTEAKQLRQSPVGTEHLLLALLADPDWAPAATLRADGVDAAYVRAEILRRAGGIAGPGADAPDPEAEDAAALKAIGIDLDAVRRTIEETFGPGALRLPRETEPKRRGFMSRFYGSGHTPFSDRAKKVLELSLREAIRLKHNYIAREHLMLGLLRENHGLAARILTDAHVDAATLRAGLTESLKHRAA from the coding sequence ATGTTCGAACGCTTCACCCGCTCCGCCCGCGAGGCGGTCGTCCGCGCCACGACGGAGGCGAAGCAGCTGCGCCAGTCCCCCGTCGGCACCGAGCACCTTCTGCTCGCGCTGCTGGCCGATCCCGACTGGGCGCCAGCCGCGACCCTCCGGGCGGACGGCGTCGACGCCGCGTACGTGCGGGCCGAGATCCTGCGGCGAGCCGGAGGCATCGCCGGACCGGGCGCCGACGCTCCCGACCCGGAGGCCGAGGACGCCGCCGCACTCAAGGCCATCGGCATCGACCTGGACGCCGTGCGCCGCACCATCGAGGAGACGTTCGGACCGGGGGCGCTGCGGCTGCCACGCGAGACCGAACCCAAACGCCGCGGCTTCATGAGCCGCTTCTACGGCAGCGGCCACACCCCGTTCTCCGACCGCGCCAAGAAGGTGCTGGAGCTGTCGCTTCGGGAGGCGATCCGGCTCAAGCACAACTACATCGCGCGCGAGCACCTCATGCTCGGCCTGCTGCGCGAGAACCACGGGTTGGCCGCGCGGATCCTCACCGACGCGCACGTCGACGCCGCCACACTACGCGCGGGGCTGACCGAGTCGCTCAAGCACCGGGCCGCCTGA
- a CDS encoding STAS domain-containing protein: MDIADMPDVCPPLHVDVRRTASVTTVVIAGEVDQVTSAEMSKAVAGVLQEDRNSHVVLDLGNVTFLDSSGIRALVICRGDAEQLGIRLEIRPVHDRVRRVLHVCGLEDLFHLPAA, encoded by the coding sequence GTGGACATTGCTGACATGCCGGACGTCTGCCCACCGCTGCACGTGGACGTTCGGCGCACCGCGAGTGTCACGACCGTGGTGATCGCCGGTGAGGTCGACCAGGTCACCAGTGCGGAGATGTCGAAGGCCGTCGCTGGAGTCCTCCAGGAGGACCGGAACAGCCACGTCGTCCTCGATCTGGGCAACGTGACCTTCCTGGACTCGTCCGGCATTCGGGCCCTGGTCATCTGCCGTGGCGACGCCGAGCAGCTCGGCATCCGGCTGGAGATTCGCCCGGTGCACGATCGAGTTCGTCGCGTACTCCACGTTTGTGGACTGGAGGACCTGTTTCACCTTCCGGCGGCGTGA
- a CDS encoding response regulator, translated as MQMLVVDDDLHVQDLMAACLRTHGHTVLVADGAAAALAAVDRHGMPEAVVLDVTRPDADGVTLLHRLRQRVPGLPALLLTWSWKPADLAPVPPGNVGFLAKPFTYADLFRAVGELSARSV; from the coding sequence ATGCAGATGTTGGTGGTCGACGATGACCTTCACGTCCAGGACTTGATGGCGGCGTGTCTGCGCACCCACGGACATACCGTGTTGGTCGCGGACGGCGCTGCCGCCGCCCTTGCCGCGGTGGACCGGCACGGGATGCCCGAAGCTGTGGTGCTGGACGTCACCCGGCCCGACGCCGACGGGGTGACCCTGCTGCACCGGCTGCGCCAGCGCGTCCCGGGCCTGCCGGCGCTGCTGCTGACCTGGTCGTGGAAGCCGGCGGACCTGGCCCCCGTCCCGCCCGGAAACGTCGGCTTTCTGGCCAAGCCGTTCACCTATGCCGATCTGTTCCGGGCCGTGGGCGAGCTGTCTGCCCGATCCGTCTAG
- a CDS encoding pirin family protein, translated as MPAITVDDVLVLPRLPGLDPTAVIRPVHRLTTAPSGFEGEGFPVRRAFAGVPLTELDPFVHLDQMGEVDYAPGEPKGTPWHPHRGFETVTYMIDGTMDHQDSNGGGGTITNGDTQWMTAGQGILHIEAPPERLVASGGLFHGLQLWVNLPRAAKMIPPRYQDIRGQAAALLTTPDGGALIRVIAGEIAGHAGPGSTHTPINLAHITLQPGAQLDLPWQREYNALVYVLAGRGTVGPDQQPLRLGQLVVHGAGDAIRITAEPAPDTLELFALGGRPIREPVAQYGPFVMNTRAELIQAFEDFQQGRLGVIPAERLPHTG; from the coding sequence ATGCCTGCGATCACTGTTGACGACGTCCTGGTCCTGCCCCGCCTGCCCGGGCTCGACCCCACGGCCGTCATCCGGCCGGTCCATCGGCTCACCACGGCACCGAGCGGCTTCGAGGGCGAGGGCTTCCCGGTACGCCGCGCGTTCGCCGGGGTGCCGCTCACCGAGCTGGACCCGTTCGTCCATCTCGACCAGATGGGCGAGGTCGACTACGCCCCGGGTGAGCCGAAGGGAACGCCGTGGCATCCGCACCGCGGCTTCGAGACCGTGACGTACATGATCGACGGCACCATGGATCACCAGGACTCGAACGGTGGCGGCGGCACGATCACCAACGGCGACACCCAGTGGATGACCGCCGGCCAGGGGATCCTGCACATCGAGGCACCGCCCGAGCGGCTGGTCGCCAGCGGCGGGCTCTTCCACGGCCTGCAGCTGTGGGTCAACCTGCCCCGGGCGGCCAAGATGATCCCGCCGCGCTACCAGGACATCCGCGGGCAGGCGGCCGCCCTGCTCACCACGCCCGACGGCGGCGCACTCATCCGGGTCATCGCGGGCGAGATCGCCGGGCACGCCGGCCCCGGATCCACCCACACGCCGATCAACCTCGCGCACATCACCCTGCAGCCCGGCGCCCAGCTCGACCTGCCCTGGCAGCGGGAGTACAACGCGCTCGTGTACGTTCTCGCCGGGCGCGGCACGGTCGGCCCCGACCAGCAGCCGCTGCGGCTCGGGCAGCTCGTCGTACACGGGGCGGGGGACGCCATCCGGATCACCGCCGAACCCGCGCCGGACACCCTCGAACTGTTCGCCCTGGGCGGGCGGCCGATCCGCGAGCCGGTGGCGCAGTACGGGCCGTTCGTCATGAACACCCGCGCAGAGCTGATCCAGGCCTTCGAGGACTTCCAGCAGGGCCGTCTGGGCGTCATCCCGGCGGAACGGCTACCGCACACCGGTTGA
- a CDS encoding helix-turn-helix domain-containing protein → MPGEHIGARVRPWRRRRGLSQATLAGLAGLSQGYISQIEAGTRGVDRRSTLIALASALDTSVADLLGQSGDPVDPVRVRASEAVAAIRVALVELEAGEADPARRGRDEMADAVESAMRLRQNSDYLTLAPMLPSLLRDAAGHPGTDALVRIAYEASVCLRNLGYRDLAWPAARIAVSAARELGDPAWIGAAEFVYTLSLPVEAAAVARKAGERSLVALQNAAGDPRARQMLGQIHLSAALSSAAAKQTALADAHLAEAEREGRACGPSALPAQPDHP, encoded by the coding sequence ATGCCGGGTGAGCACATCGGAGCCAGGGTCCGGCCGTGGCGTCGCCGCCGGGGACTGTCGCAGGCCACACTCGCCGGTCTGGCCGGGTTGAGCCAGGGCTACATCAGCCAGATCGAGGCGGGAACTCGCGGAGTTGATCGGCGGAGCACGCTGATCGCTCTGGCGTCCGCATTGGACACGTCGGTTGCCGACCTGCTCGGGCAGTCCGGTGATCCGGTTGATCCGGTCCGAGTGAGGGCCTCCGAGGCGGTCGCGGCCATTCGGGTCGCACTGGTGGAACTCGAAGCCGGGGAGGCGGACCCTGCCCGGCGCGGTCGTGACGAGATGGCCGACGCGGTCGAGAGCGCGATGCGGCTGCGGCAGAACAGCGACTACCTGACGTTGGCTCCGATGTTGCCCAGCCTGTTGCGCGACGCGGCAGGCCATCCGGGCACCGACGCACTCGTACGTATCGCTTATGAAGCCTCGGTGTGCCTGCGTAATCTCGGCTACCGTGATCTTGCGTGGCCCGCTGCCCGCATCGCGGTGAGTGCGGCCCGCGAGCTGGGGGATCCCGCGTGGATCGGTGCCGCGGAATTCGTCTATACGCTGTCCCTGCCGGTCGAGGCGGCCGCTGTCGCGCGCAAGGCCGGTGAGCGCAGTCTTGTTGCGCTACAGAATGCTGCCGGGGATCCCAGGGCCCGGCAGATGCTCGGACAGATTCACCTCTCGGCGGCGTTGTCGAGCGCGGCGGCCAAGCAGACGGCGCTTGCCGACGCGCACCTGGCGGAAGCGGAACGGGAGGGCCGAGCGTGCGGCCCCAGCGCCCTTCCGGCTCAACCCGATCACCCGTGA
- a CDS encoding class I SAM-dependent methyltransferase — MAPSAAYDEIADWYETEFLPQQADTDPLGIRQALTTLLGPGTGGTCLEVGCGTGIHAAQIRMLGWHPAGVDLSAGMLRHARGRLPVARADAVRLPLRDARLDAVVAVMVHTDMPDYPAVLREAARVLRPGGAFVHIGVHPAFCGGFADRVDPAAVVIRPGYLDGRWTKQSWTTEGVRGKVGATHLPLPALLHAFLDAGLEFVRFAEGGAPVPIVLATRAVKRDSREGRSVRI, encoded by the coding sequence ATGGCACCCTCGGCGGCATACGACGAGATCGCGGACTGGTACGAGACCGAGTTCCTCCCCCAGCAGGCCGACACCGACCCGCTGGGCATCCGGCAGGCGCTGACCACCCTGCTCGGCCCCGGCACCGGCGGCACCTGCCTGGAGGTCGGCTGCGGCACCGGCATCCACGCCGCGCAGATTCGCATGCTGGGCTGGCACCCCGCCGGCGTGGACCTTTCCGCGGGCATGCTGCGCCACGCGCGAGGGCGCCTGCCGGTCGCCCGCGCCGACGCGGTGCGGCTACCCCTGCGCGACGCGCGCCTCGACGCTGTCGTCGCGGTGATGGTGCACACCGACATGCCCGACTACCCGGCGGTGCTGCGGGAGGCGGCCCGCGTGCTGCGGCCCGGGGGCGCGTTCGTCCACATCGGCGTGCACCCCGCGTTCTGTGGGGGCTTCGCCGACCGTGTTGACCCGGCGGCCGTAGTGATCCGTCCCGGCTACCTCGACGGGCGCTGGACGAAACAGTCGTGGACCACCGAGGGCGTACGGGGCAAGGTCGGTGCCACCCACCTGCCGCTACCCGCCCTGCTGCACGCCTTCCTCGACGCGGGGCTGGAGTTCGTACGCTTCGCCGAGGGCGGCGCGCCGGTCCCCATCGTGCTGGCGACCCGGGCCGTCAAGCGGGACTCACGCGAAGGCCGGTCCGTCCGGATCTAG
- a CDS encoding phosphotransferase family protein — MTDAPRDAVAGGRYGLGVDVIVGRTVTLVLVDRAGQPLGVLPPVAVPLPWWQEVSDVVAAVQARDGVEVQVLRLLHGTGDGPVGGEVTYLAQLTGNPPIALGPAEVDLSPQPNRAPYAQPGGPADSVRWAVAALAALGTPAAAARQQRTWNLSAIWRLDAAGTPVAWLKQVPAFFAHEPAVLRLVASVAPGLVPPLLASGAHGRMLLAHVPGADGYGAGADVCARIAQAFHPVQAHFAGRVEELLAVGLPDRRPAAEPFARVAAPYLDEIAGLRELIDELPRRLAEVAACGLPPTLVHGDLHPGNARVGAGRPVLMDWGDATVGHPAYDILRLTGGLPPGDAEALVAAWALRWRRDAPGSDPVRAVELMRPVAALRGAQVYADFLAAIEPAERPYHAADVPERLAAAVVEARRSALPIKHSGTRPLLDPDGPAFA, encoded by the coding sequence GTGACCGACGCGCCCCGCGACGCGGTGGCGGGCGGGCGCTACGGTCTCGGCGTGGATGTGATCGTGGGGCGCACCGTCACCCTCGTGCTGGTCGACCGCGCCGGGCAGCCGCTGGGGGTGCTGCCACCCGTCGCCGTGCCGCTGCCGTGGTGGCAGGAGGTCTCGGACGTGGTGGCGGCCGTGCAGGCCCGCGACGGCGTCGAGGTGCAGGTCCTGCGCCTGCTGCACGGCACGGGCGACGGCCCGGTGGGCGGCGAGGTGACCTACCTGGCGCAGCTGACCGGCAACCCGCCGATCGCCCTGGGCCCCGCCGAGGTCGACCTGTCCCCGCAACCGAACCGCGCCCCGTACGCGCAGCCCGGCGGGCCCGCCGACTCGGTGCGCTGGGCGGTGGCGGCCCTCGCCGCGCTCGGCACCCCGGCAGCCGCCGCGCGCCAGCAGCGCACCTGGAACCTGTCCGCGATCTGGCGGCTGGACGCCGCCGGGACCCCGGTGGCGTGGCTCAAGCAGGTGCCCGCCTTCTTCGCACACGAGCCCGCCGTGCTGCGGCTGGTCGCCAGCGTCGCCCCCGGCCTGGTGCCGCCGCTGCTGGCCTCGGGCGCCCACGGCCGGATGCTGCTGGCGCACGTTCCCGGAGCCGACGGGTACGGCGCGGGCGCCGACGTGTGCGCCCGGATCGCGCAGGCGTTCCACCCCGTGCAGGCGCACTTCGCGGGGCGGGTCGAGGAACTGCTGGCGGTGGGCCTGCCCGACCGGCGCCCGGCGGCGGAGCCGTTCGCCCGGGTCGCGGCGCCGTACCTGGACGAGATCGCGGGGTTGCGGGAGCTGATCGACGAGCTGCCGCGCCGGCTGGCCGAGGTGGCCGCCTGCGGGCTGCCGCCCACGCTGGTGCACGGCGACCTGCACCCCGGCAACGCCCGAGTGGGCGCCGGGCGGCCGGTCCTCATGGACTGGGGCGACGCGACCGTGGGCCACCCGGCGTACGACATTCTGCGGCTCACCGGCGGCCTGCCTCCCGGCGACGCCGAGGCACTGGTGGCGGCGTGGGCACTGCGCTGGCGGCGGGACGCCCCCGGCAGCGACCCGGTCCGGGCGGTCGAGCTCATGCGGCCGGTCGCGGCGCTGCGCGGAGCTCAGGTGTACGCGGACTTCCTCGCCGCCATCGAGCCCGCGGAACGGCCGTACCACGCCGCCGACGTGCCCGAACGGCTCGCGGCGGCGGTGGTGGAAGCGAGGCGGTCCGCCCTGCCGATCAAGCACAGTGGAACACGGCCTCTCCTAGATCCGGACGGACCGGCCTTCGCGTGA